One stretch of Streptomyces sp. A2-16 DNA includes these proteins:
- a CDS encoding nucleotidyl transferase AbiEii/AbiGii toxin family protein: MADSFQILGYPHATVIAEKLSTAVSLGDLNTRDRDYGDLCRLLNLNDLDGQELTTALTAAASHRGIIRPRHRHPEGARRPWKSPKRQLLGPNTYGPPPQLEALSFDAEMQAHAQRFRPGGFLHSGHRPPGHKGALIVGLSGWHNPAAPSASVTHGRPGPICTIAARLAARWPPHRTRRALAGRQHKAKGQFTAL, from the coding sequence ATGGCGGACAGCTTCCAGATTCTCGGCTACCCACACGCCACCGTCATCGCCGAAAAACTCTCCACCGCAGTCTCACTCGGCGACCTCAACACCCGCGACCGCGACTACGGCGACCTCTGCCGCCTGCTCAACCTCAACGACCTCGACGGCCAGGAACTCACCACTGCACTGACCGCCGCCGCCTCACACCGCGGCATCATCCGGCCACGCCATCGCCATCCCGAAGGTGCCCGCCGCCCCTGGAAGTCACCCAAACGCCAGCTGTTGGGTCCGAACACCTACGGGCCGCCTCCACAGCTCGAAGCCCTCAGTTTCGACGCAGAAATGCAGGCCCATGCGCAGCGGTTCAGGCCAGGCGGGTTCCTCCATAGCGGGCACAGACCACCGGGCCATAAAGGCGCGTTGATCGTGGGATTGTCCGGATGGCACAACCCTGCGGCCCCAAGCGCGTCTGTGACGCACGGCAGGCCGGGGCCCATTTGCACAATCGCTGCCCGCTTGGCCGCCAGATGGCCACCACACCGAACGCGCAGGGCCCTGGCTGGCCGGCAACACAAAGCAAAAGGCCAGTTCACAGCCCTGTGA
- a CDS encoding L-serine ammonia-lyase: MAISVFDLFSIGIGPSSSHTVGPMRAARMFARRLRNEDLLPSVASVRCELYGSLGATGHGHGTPKAVLLGLEGASPRTVDVENADDRVAAIKAAGVLKLLGEHQIPFSFDDDLVLHRRKALPYHANGMTVWAYDASGEELLSKTYYSVGGGFVVDEDAVGEDRIKLDDTVLKYPFRTGDELLRLAEETGLSISSLMLENERAWRTEDEIRAGLLDIWRVMQACVSRGMSQEGILPGGLRVRRRASMTARQLRAEGDALAHSMEWITLYAMAVNEENAAGGRVVTAPTNGAAGIIPAVLHYYMNFVPGADEDGVVRFLLAAGAIGMLFKENASISGAEVGCQGEVGSACSMAAGALAEVLGGSPEQVENAAEIGMEHNLGLTCDPVGGLVQIPCIERNGMAAVKAVTAARMALRGDGSHKVSLDKVIKTMKDTGADMSVKYKETARGGLAVNIIEC, encoded by the coding sequence GTGGCCATCTCGGTCTTCGACCTGTTCTCGATAGGCATCGGCCCGTCGAGCTCCCACACGGTCGGCCCGATGCGCGCCGCCCGTATGTTCGCGCGCCGCCTGCGCAACGAGGACCTGCTGCCGTCGGTCGCCTCCGTCCGCTGCGAGCTGTACGGCTCCCTGGGCGCGACCGGCCACGGCCACGGCACCCCGAAGGCGGTTCTGCTGGGCCTGGAGGGCGCCTCCCCGCGCACGGTGGACGTGGAGAACGCGGACGACCGGGTGGCGGCGATCAAGGCCGCCGGGGTCCTGAAGCTGCTCGGTGAGCACCAGATCCCGTTCTCCTTCGACGACGACCTGGTGCTGCACCGCCGCAAGGCCCTTCCGTACCACGCGAACGGCATGACCGTGTGGGCGTACGACGCCTCGGGCGAGGAACTGCTGTCCAAGACGTACTACTCGGTCGGCGGCGGCTTCGTCGTGGACGAGGACGCGGTCGGCGAGGACCGCATCAAGCTCGACGATACGGTGCTGAAGTACCCCTTCCGCACGGGTGACGAGTTGCTGCGCCTGGCCGAGGAGACCGGCCTGTCGATCTCCTCCCTGATGCTGGAGAACGAGCGTGCCTGGCGCACGGAGGACGAGATCCGGGCCGGGCTCCTGGACATCTGGCGCGTGATGCAGGCCTGTGTGTCCCGGGGCATGTCCCAGGAGGGCATCCTGCCGGGCGGTCTGCGGGTGCGTCGGCGCGCCTCCATGACGGCCCGTCAACTGCGGGCGGAGGGCGACGCGTTGGCCCACTCCATGGAGTGGATCACGCTGTACGCGATGGCGGTCAACGAGGAGAACGCGGCCGGCGGCCGGGTGGTGACGGCCCCGACGAACGGCGCGGCCGGCATCATCCCCGCGGTCCTGCACTACTACATGAACTTCGTTCCCGGCGCGGACGAGGACGGCGTGGTCCGCTTCCTCCTCGCCGCGGGCGCGATCGGCATGCTCTTCAAGGAGAACGCCTCCATCTCCGGCGCCGAGGTCGGCTGCCAGGGCGAGGTCGGCTCCGCCTGCTCCATGGCCGCGGGCGCCCTCGCCGAGGTGCTCGGCGGCTCCCCCGAACAGGTCGAGAACGCCGCGGAGATCGGCATGGAGCACAACCTCGGCCTCACCTGCGACCCGGTCGGCGGCCTCGTCCAGATCCCCTGCATCGAACGCAACGGCATGGCCGCGGTGAAGGCGGTCACGGCGGCGAGGATGGCCCTGCGGGGGGACGGCTCCCACAAGGTGTCCCTCGACAAGGTCATCAAGACGATGAAAGACACCGGGGCGGACATGAGCGTGAAGTACAAGGAGACGGCCCGCGGGGGGCTCGCGGTGAACATCATCGAGTGCTGA
- the glyA gene encoding serine hydroxymethyltransferase has translation MSALNTPLHELDPEIAAAVDAELVRQQSTLEMIASENFAPLAVMEAQGSVLTNKYAEGYPGRRYYGGCEHVDVAEQIAIDRLKELFGAEYANVQPHSGASANQAALFALAQPGDTILGLDLAHGGHLTHGMRLNFSGKQFDVVAYHVDPVTGLVDMAELEKLAKEHRPKVIIAGWSAYPRQLDFAEFRRIADEVEAYLWVDMAHFAGLVAAGLHQNPVPYADVVTSTTHKTLGGPRGGIILARQEFAKKLNSSVFPGFQGGPLEHVIAAKAVSFKVAAGEEFKERQRRTVEGARILAERLTADDAREAGVDVLSGGTDVHLILVDLRESELDGKQAEDRLHEVGITVNRNAVPNDPRPPMVTSGLRIGTPALATRGFTAEDFAEVADVIAEALKPSYDVESLKARVKALADKHPLYPGLNK, from the coding sequence ATGTCCGCACTGAACACGCCCCTGCACGAGCTCGACCCTGAGATCGCCGCCGCGGTCGACGCCGAGCTGGTCAGGCAGCAGTCAACCCTCGAGATGATCGCCTCGGAGAACTTCGCTCCGCTCGCGGTCATGGAGGCGCAGGGCTCGGTCCTCACCAACAAGTACGCCGAGGGCTACCCGGGCCGCCGCTACTACGGCGGCTGCGAGCACGTCGACGTGGCCGAGCAGATCGCGATCGACCGGCTCAAGGAGCTGTTCGGCGCCGAGTACGCCAATGTGCAGCCCCACTCCGGTGCCTCCGCGAACCAGGCCGCCCTGTTCGCGCTGGCCCAGCCCGGCGACACGATCCTGGGCCTGGACCTCGCGCACGGCGGTCACCTGACCCACGGAATGCGGCTGAACTTCTCCGGCAAGCAGTTCGACGTGGTCGCCTACCACGTGGACCCGGTCACCGGTCTGGTCGACATGGCCGAGCTGGAGAAGCTCGCCAAGGAGCACCGCCCCAAGGTGATCATCGCGGGCTGGTCCGCCTATCCGCGGCAGCTGGACTTCGCGGAGTTCCGCCGGATCGCCGACGAGGTCGAGGCGTACCTGTGGGTCGACATGGCCCACTTCGCCGGTCTCGTGGCCGCGGGGCTGCACCAGAACCCGGTGCCGTACGCCGACGTGGTCACCTCCACCACCCACAAGACGCTGGGCGGCCCGCGCGGCGGCATCATCCTCGCCAGGCAGGAGTTCGCGAAGAAGCTGAACTCCTCCGTCTTCCCGGGCTTCCAGGGCGGTCCCCTGGAGCACGTGATCGCGGCGAAGGCGGTGTCCTTCAAGGTGGCGGCGGGCGAGGAGTTCAAGGAGCGCCAGCGGCGTACGGTGGAGGGTGCGCGCATCCTCGCCGAGCGTCTGACGGCCGACGACGCCCGGGAGGCCGGGGTCGACGTGCTCTCCGGCGGCACCGACGTGCACCTGATCCTCGTCGACCTGCGCGAGTCCGAGCTGGACGGCAAGCAGGCCGAGGACCGTCTCCACGAGGTCGGCATCACGGTCAACCGCAACGCCGTCCCGAACGACCCGCGCCCGCCGATGGTGACGTCGGGCCTGCGGATCGGCACACCCGCCCTGGCCACCCGCGGCTTCACGGCCGAGGACTTCGCCGAGGTCGCGGACGTGATCGCCGAGGCCCTGAAGCCGTCGTACGACGTGGAGTCGCTGAAGGCCCGGGTCAAGGCCCTTGCCGACAAGCACCCGCTGTACCCCGGCCTGAACAAGTAG
- the gcvH gene encoding glycine cleavage system protein GcvH yields MSNPQQLRYSKEHEWLSGAEDGVSTVGITEHAANALGDVVFVQLPEVGDTVTAGETCGELESTKSVSDLYSPVSGEVTEVNEDVVSDPALVNSAPFEGGWLFKVRVSEEPADLLSADEYTAFSAG; encoded by the coding sequence ATGAGCAACCCCCAGCAGCTGCGCTACAGCAAGGAGCACGAGTGGCTGTCGGGCGCCGAGGACGGCGTCTCGACGGTCGGCATCACGGAGCACGCGGCCAACGCCCTCGGCGATGTCGTCTTCGTGCAGCTCCCGGAGGTCGGTGACACGGTGACCGCGGGCGAGACCTGCGGCGAGCTGGAGTCGACCAAGTCGGTCAGCGACCTGTACTCCCCCGTCTCCGGTGAGGTCACCGAGGTCAACGAGGACGTCGTCAGCGACCCGGCACTGGTGAACTCCGCCCCCTTCGAGGGCGGCTGGCTGTTCAAGGTACGCGTCTCGGAGGAGCCGGCCGACCTGCTCTCCGCCGACGAGTACACCGCCTTTTCCGCCGGCTGA
- the gcvT gene encoding glycine cleavage system aminomethyltransferase GcvT, translating into MSSSELRLTALDALHRSLGATMTDFAGWDMPLRYGSERDEHNAVRTRAGLFDLSHMGEITVTGPQAAQLLNFALVGNIASVGVGRARYTMICQADGGILDDLIVYRLADTEYMVVANASNAQVVLDALTERAAGFDAEVRDDRDAYALIAVQGPESPGILASLTDADLDGLKYYAGLPGTVAGVPALIARTGYTGEDGFELFVKPEHAVELWQALTKAGEGVGLVPCGLSCRDTLRLEAGMPLYGHELSRELTPFDAGLGRVVKFEKEGDFVGRAALREAAENANHEPPRVLVGLVAEGRRVPRAGYAVVADGEVVGEVTSGAPSPTLGKPIAMAYVDPAHATPGTAGVGVDIRGSHEPYEVVALPFYKRQK; encoded by the coding sequence ATGAGCAGTTCTGAACTCCGTCTCACCGCGCTCGATGCCCTGCATCGCTCCCTCGGTGCGACGATGACCGACTTCGCCGGCTGGGACATGCCCCTGCGGTACGGCTCCGAGCGCGACGAGCACAACGCGGTGCGCACGAGGGCCGGGCTCTTCGACCTCTCCCACATGGGCGAGATCACCGTGACCGGACCGCAGGCCGCCCAGCTGCTGAACTTCGCCCTCGTCGGCAACATCGCCTCCGTCGGCGTGGGCCGCGCCCGCTACACCATGATCTGCCAGGCCGACGGCGGCATCCTGGACGACCTGATCGTCTACCGTCTCGCCGACACCGAGTACATGGTCGTCGCCAACGCCTCCAACGCCCAGGTCGTCCTCGACGCCCTGACCGAGCGCGCGGCCGGCTTCGACGCCGAGGTGCGCGACGACCGGGACGCCTACGCCCTGATCGCCGTACAGGGTCCGGAGTCCCCCGGGATCCTCGCGTCCCTGACCGACGCCGACCTGGACGGGCTGAAGTACTACGCCGGTCTGCCGGGCACGGTCGCCGGGGTGCCCGCGCTGATCGCGCGCACCGGGTACACCGGGGAGGACGGCTTCGAACTCTTCGTGAAGCCGGAGCACGCGGTGGAGCTGTGGCAGGCGCTGACCAAGGCGGGCGAGGGCGTCGGACTCGTCCCCTGCGGACTGTCCTGCCGGGACACCCTGCGCCTGGAGGCGGGCATGCCGCTGTACGGGCACGAGCTCTCGCGGGAGCTGACGCCCTTCGACGCGGGCCTCGGGCGGGTCGTGAAGTTCGAGAAGGAGGGCGACTTCGTGGGCCGCGCGGCCCTGCGTGAGGCCGCGGAGAACGCGAACCACGAGCCGCCGCGCGTCCTCGTCGGCCTGGTCGCCGAGGGGCGTCGCGTGCCGCGTGCCGGGTACGCGGTCGTCGCCGACGGCGAGGTGGTCGGCGAGGTCACCTCCGGCGCCCCCTCGCCCACGCTGGGCAAGCCGATCGCCATGGCGTACGTCGACCCCGCCCACGCCACACCGGGCACGGCCGGTGTCGGTGTGGACATCCGGGGCAGCCACGAGCCGTACGAGGTCGTGGCGCTGCCGTTCTACAAGCGCCAGAAGTAG
- a CDS encoding AAA family ATPase yields the protein MTVNRTTAYAATSALALPEQPAAPAVEARGARPVVRDLRDRAGHGPRALLFGPKDLVVITGLPGSGKSTLMKRAVSGIRIDSQDTRDRWDARLSRVLPYAVYRPWVRFAHYAGLRRALRSGEGVVVHDCGTQAWVRGWLAREARRRGGTLHLLLLDVTADTALEGQRERGRGVSRYAFLRHRGAASRLIRSVERGDLPQGCGSAVLIDRDAADVLRRIGFTG from the coding sequence ATGACGGTGAACAGGACCACGGCGTACGCGGCGACCTCGGCCCTCGCGCTGCCCGAGCAGCCCGCGGCCCCGGCCGTCGAGGCCCGCGGCGCCCGCCCGGTCGTCCGTGACCTGCGCGACCGCGCGGGCCACGGTCCGCGCGCCCTGCTCTTCGGCCCCAAGGACCTCGTCGTCATCACCGGTCTGCCGGGCAGCGGCAAGTCCACGCTGATGAAGCGTGCCGTCAGCGGAATCCGGATCGACTCCCAGGACACCCGCGACCGCTGGGACGCCCGGCTGTCCCGTGTGCTGCCGTACGCCGTCTACCGCCCCTGGGTCCGGTTCGCGCACTACGCCGGCCTGCGCCGCGCCCTGCGCTCCGGCGAGGGAGTCGTGGTGCACGACTGCGGGACCCAGGCCTGGGTGCGGGGCTGGCTGGCCCGCGAGGCCCGGCGCCGGGGCGGCACCCTGCATCTGCTGCTGCTCGACGTCACCGCGGACACCGCTCTCGAGGGCCAGCGCGAGCGAGGCCGGGGCGTCTCGCGGTACGCCTTCCTGCGGCACCGGGGGGCGGCCTCCCGGCTGATCCGCTCGGTGGAGCGCGGTGACCTGCCCCAGGGCTGCGGTTCGGCGGTGCTGATCGACCGGGACGCGGCGGACGTGCTGCGGCGGATCGGGTTCACGGGCTGA
- a CDS encoding enhanced serine sensitivity protein SseB, with the protein MDFPADLPADFPGQAHPHPPSHGGWPGNELEEVLSASLGMPSAGGRIIEVLGRSFVWIPLPNGGGPHSGPLDLPTLEIQGQAFVPVFSSEEQFRQVVGSHLSYTIAPAVEFARGLPPHVGIAVNPDGVVGVPLPPAAVADLCRVGRTPLDGPNTGGRVKLYEPDWQDDPVDFLATAAAEFAATGVVLTARRCLAAIETADPVMFVGVELSQWEGDLRTLPMDALGRALGTTPVRWPVNLVLLDVADDPVGHWMRGQVRPFYTQG; encoded by the coding sequence ATGGACTTCCCGGCGGATCTTCCCGCGGACTTTCCAGGACAGGCGCACCCCCACCCCCCTTCGCACGGCGGATGGCCCGGCAACGAGCTGGAGGAGGTGCTCTCGGCCTCCCTCGGCATGCCCTCGGCGGGCGGCCGGATCATCGAGGTGCTCGGCCGCAGCTTCGTCTGGATCCCCCTGCCCAACGGGGGCGGTCCGCACAGCGGCCCCCTTGACCTGCCCACTCTGGAGATCCAGGGCCAGGCGTTCGTCCCGGTCTTCAGCTCCGAGGAGCAGTTCCGCCAGGTCGTCGGCTCGCACCTGTCGTACACCATCGCCCCGGCGGTGGAGTTCGCCCGCGGTCTGCCCCCGCACGTGGGCATCGCCGTGAACCCCGACGGAGTGGTCGGCGTCCCGCTGCCGCCCGCCGCGGTGGCCGACCTGTGCCGGGTCGGACGCACCCCGCTGGACGGCCCCAACACCGGCGGACGCGTCAAGCTGTACGAGCCCGACTGGCAGGACGACCCGGTCGACTTCCTCGCCACCGCGGCCGCGGAGTTCGCGGCGACGGGCGTGGTCCTCACCGCCCGCCGCTGCCTGGCCGCCATCGAGACGGCCGACCCGGTGATGTTCGTGGGCGTGGAACTCTCCCAGTGGGAGGGCGACCTGCGAACCCTGCCGATGGACGCCCTGGGCAGGGCCCTCGGCACGACCCCGGTGCGGTGGCCGGTCAACCTGGTCCTGCTGGACGTGGCGGACGACCCGGTGGGCCACTGGATGCGGGGACAGGTGCGCCCCTTCTACACGCAGGGCTAG
- a CDS encoding enhanced serine sensitivity protein SseB C-terminal domain-containing protein — protein MSASGTATGTVEHMLRQVTPGRYDAYEALLRALATPNNGQIWMLLWHGQSGSPDAQYGNMEVDGYGYAPCVTSAQELSASGWNRSYEVADAIDVARTLYPDHFGLWLNPHAPGGGVGIPWLDLRRIATGLERQPAGPLRLSEPGIEIPQFYALLVQNAHRTPAVRSLRRAWVQPALGAPYLAIGLDVYDTSPSAVDSVRAMMQQSIGAVPDGLPVSTVAMSDEYDPVALWMRAGARPFYDREAHGSPAQAPAAGYGYPPVRGGY, from the coding sequence GTGAGCGCCAGCGGCACCGCGACCGGCACGGTCGAGCACATGCTGCGCCAGGTGACCCCCGGGCGCTACGACGCCTACGAGGCATTGCTGCGCGCCCTCGCGACCCCGAACAACGGCCAGATCTGGATGCTCCTGTGGCACGGCCAGTCCGGCTCCCCGGACGCCCAGTACGGAAACATGGAGGTCGACGGCTACGGCTACGCCCCCTGCGTGACCTCGGCCCAGGAGCTGAGCGCCAGTGGCTGGAACCGTTCGTACGAAGTGGCCGACGCCATCGACGTGGCCCGCACCCTCTACCCCGACCACTTCGGCCTCTGGCTCAACCCGCACGCCCCCGGCGGCGGCGTCGGCATCCCCTGGCTCGATCTGCGCCGTATCGCGACCGGACTGGAGCGTCAGCCCGCGGGGCCGCTCAGGCTCTCGGAACCCGGCATCGAGATCCCCCAGTTCTACGCCCTGCTCGTGCAGAACGCCCACCGCACCCCGGCGGTCCGCTCGCTGCGCCGCGCCTGGGTGCAGCCGGCGCTCGGGGCGCCGTATCTCGCCATCGGCCTGGATGTGTACGACACCAGCCCCTCGGCGGTGGACTCGGTGCGCGCGATGATGCAGCAGTCCATCGGCGCGGTCCCGGACGGACTGCCGGTGTCGACGGTCGCGATGTCCGACGAGTACGACCCGGTGGCGCTGTGGATGCGTGCCGGTGCCCGTCCGTTCTACGACCGTGAGGCCCACGGATCTCCCGCTCAGGCACCGGCGGCCGGGTACGGCTACCCGCCCGTCCGTGGTGGTTACTGA
- a CDS encoding ABC transporter permease, whose protein sequence is MTAPIETTGAQAEAQPEAVLAGAGKGQIEGRSLGQIAWSRFKKDKVAVAGGVIVILLILVAVLSRPIQAMFGLDPNALHQDLIDPNTSLPKGGWGGMSWDHPLGVEPKFGRDIATRILEGSWVSLVVAFGATILSNTIGAVLGVVAGYYGGRVDTIISRLMDTFLAFPLLLFAIAISATLQGGAFGLEGLPLHISVLIFIIGFFNWPYLGRIVRGQTLALREREFVDASRGMGAKGPYILFRELLPNLVGPIIVYSTLLIPTNILFEASLSFLGVGIQPPQASWGGMINQAVDYYQVDPQFMIVPGLAIFVTVLAFNLLGDGLRDALDPRSR, encoded by the coding sequence GTGACCGCACCGATCGAGACCACCGGGGCGCAGGCCGAGGCGCAGCCGGAGGCTGTCCTCGCCGGCGCCGGCAAGGGGCAGATCGAGGGCCGTTCCCTGGGGCAGATCGCCTGGTCCCGGTTCAAGAAGGACAAGGTGGCGGTCGCCGGCGGTGTGATCGTCATCCTGCTGATCCTGGTCGCGGTGCTCTCCCGTCCCATCCAGGCCATGTTCGGGCTGGACCCGAACGCCCTGCACCAGGATCTGATCGACCCCAACACCTCGCTGCCCAAGGGCGGCTGGGGCGGCATGAGCTGGGACCACCCGCTCGGCGTGGAGCCGAAGTTCGGCCGCGACATCGCCACCCGCATCCTCGAGGGCTCCTGGGTCTCGCTGGTCGTGGCCTTCGGTGCCACGATCCTGTCCAACACGATCGGCGCGGTCCTCGGCGTGGTCGCCGGTTACTACGGCGGCCGGGTCGACACGATCATCAGCCGGCTCATGGACACCTTCCTGGCGTTCCCGCTGCTGCTGTTCGCCATCGCCATCTCGGCCACCCTGCAGGGCGGTGCCTTCGGGCTGGAGGGCCTGCCGCTGCACATCAGCGTGCTGATCTTCATCATCGGCTTCTTCAACTGGCCCTACCTGGGCCGTATCGTGCGCGGCCAGACCCTGGCCCTGCGCGAGCGGGAGTTCGTCGACGCCTCGCGGGGGATGGGGGCCAAGGGGCCCTACATCCTCTTCCGGGAGCTGCTGCCGAACCTCGTCGGCCCGATCATCGTCTACTCGACGCTGCTCATCCCGACCAACATCCTCTTCGAGGCGTCCCTCAGTTTCCTCGGCGTCGGCATCCAGCCTCCGCAGGCGTCCTGGGGCGGCATGATCAACCAGGCGGTCGACTACTACCAGGTCGACCCCCAGTTCATGATCGTGCCTGGTCTGGCCATCTTCGTGACCGTCCTGGCGTTCAATCTGCTCGGTGACGGTCTCCGCGACGCTCTCGACCCGCGCAGCCGCTGA